A region from the Planctomycetaceae bacterium genome encodes:
- a CDS encoding class I SAM-dependent methyltransferase, translated as MDDAANIKKLYNIRFSKEQLSQKNDIWKVLCNDFFQKYISENSVVVDVGAGYCEFINNIRCAGKYAIDLSDDTSKFAAPGVKVIKELSTNLSSFKDASADVCFMSNFLEHLCSKQEIMITLTEVFRILKPEGKILILQPNIRYLYNEYWDFFDHHIPLSDKSVVEALQIAGFNITEVIDKFLPYTTKSKIPQNRRLVKLYLKVPLLWKILGKQAFICGTKTISL; from the coding sequence ATGGATGATGCTGCTAATATAAAAAAATTGTATAATATACGCTTTAGCAAAGAACAGTTAAGCCAGAAGAACGATATTTGGAAAGTCCTCTGTAATGATTTTTTTCAAAAATATATCTCTGAGAATTCCGTTGTTGTGGACGTCGGAGCTGGTTACTGTGAATTTATAAATAATATACGATGCGCTGGTAAATATGCAATTGACTTAAGCGATGACACTTCTAAATTCGCCGCTCCCGGTGTAAAAGTTATTAAAGAATTGTCCACCAATCTTTCATCTTTTAAGGATGCCTCTGCAGATGTTTGTTTCATGAGTAATTTCCTCGAACATCTTTGTTCCAAGCAAGAAATTATGATAACCCTCACTGAAGTTTTCCGTATCTTAAAACCTGAAGGAAAAATACTTATTCTCCAGCCAAATATTCGATACTTATACAATGAGTATTGGGATTTCTTTGACCATCACATCCCTCTTAGCGACAAAAGCGTTGTGGAAGCACTGCAAATTGCGGGATTTAACATTACTGAAGTTATTGACAAATTCCTGCCATATACCACAAAAAGCAAAATCCCTCAAAATCGCCGGCTTGTGAAGTTATACTTGAAAGTTCCATTATTATGGAAAATATTGGGCAAACAGGCATTTATTTGTGGAACTAAAACTATAAGTTTATGA
- a CDS encoding glycosyltransferase: MNWEVFKLQPNLGIIVPVYNEGANIEATLRSIEQKVHFPHTIYIVYDFDEDDTLPVAQKIKQQGVPVEFLKNPVRGVANAIKTGLRNAPNDYLLVTMADLSDDYSCVDKMCELLSQGYDIVCGSRYMKGGRQIGGPFLKKTLSRMAGVSLYYLTSLPVHDATNSFKMYKKSMLDKIKIESENGFEIGMEIVVKSHFAGYKVTQVPCTWIDRTAGESRFRIFKWMPKYLRWYFYALRKNIIRNN; the protein is encoded by the coding sequence TTGAATTGGGAGGTTTTTAAGTTGCAGCCGAATCTGGGAATCATAGTCCCGGTCTATAATGAGGGTGCGAATATTGAAGCGACTCTTCGTTCAATTGAGCAGAAGGTACACTTCCCGCATACTATTTATATCGTTTATGATTTCGACGAGGATGACACATTGCCGGTCGCGCAGAAAATCAAACAGCAGGGCGTGCCGGTAGAGTTTTTGAAAAACCCAGTCAGAGGCGTAGCAAATGCTATTAAAACAGGTCTGCGAAATGCACCGAACGATTATCTGCTGGTTACGATGGCTGATTTGTCGGATGATTATTCCTGCGTGGATAAAATGTGTGAATTGTTGTCGCAGGGTTATGATATAGTCTGCGGCTCAAGATATATGAAAGGCGGCAGGCAAATCGGCGGCCCATTTCTGAAAAAAACTCTATCGCGAATGGCCGGCGTAAGTTTGTATTATTTAACTTCGCTTCCGGTTCATGACGCGACTAACAGTTTCAAGATGTACAAAAAAAGTATGCTGGATAAAATTAAAATCGAAAGCGAAAACGGTTTTGAGATAGGTATGGAAATCGTAGTCAAATCGCATTTCGCAGGCTATAAAGTCACCCAGGTGCCATGTACATGGATAGACCGCACGGCAGGAGAATCGAGATTTAGAATATTTAAATGGATGCCGAAATATCTTAGATGGTATTTTTACGCTTTGAGAAAAAACATTATACGAAATAATTGA